The proteins below are encoded in one region of Lactuca sativa cultivar Salinas chromosome 3, Lsat_Salinas_v11, whole genome shotgun sequence:
- the LOC111917275 gene encoding sister chromatid cohesion protein PDS5 homolog C yields MVTTDVELQLTQQLKEAGKRLLRPPTSDDELLHVLDQTDKLLSMVDQSPNDLMKEVLTPLQKCLVDRSLVDHSNVDVKVAVAACLSEITRVTAPEAPFDDQELKDVFRLIVSTFENLSDKSSRSYIKRASILETVCKVRSCVIMLDLECEELIVEMFEHFLKSIREHHPDTIFSSMVDIMSLIFEEIEEVSDNLLKPLLFSLKNDSEGVLPVARKLGEKILEKSRTILRPYLSKTLPDLGDSLDNYSPVLAAVCEGATVFEQNDESDLVQQQTDENKLAKERSEETPQADESKITVVSSEETTQVVKETSERPAETVATPTRILKIVMSNGGRVTLTEKDSSPVKESSKKPEEAIEHQDSSLASKADINDSVAELANVEFDKEGNKIDATLESVQPSDGENKDERENDIQVSVPELESKPEETSNKEVNKTDVTMTSSETSASYGESKDEKADEKKDEKADEKNDEKADEKKDDENKDGKNDENKDEKADENKEGKNDENKDEKADEKTDEKNDEIQVSVPEVETEVVNGPSQSGSLLEEMNVEKVEESEVANAGLESQSGGLQYKIHIRKGPRSKKKSMIKDDTPLIDVIKKKKAESIFQKDKLPVPATTATPEDEKKADTVASGAKSGKKVGGGSVKRKRKMSGKKSGGGKSGAKKAKKPLIEKDDESDSFDKPLRQSSAGKEDETDSDSKPIKLPAIAKKGNKNTSSSAKNKDGKKNASSGKKKLEEKDQAKSLPEDDDNDAIGMDISPKLAVKTATEEGKSEESSKRKRSVGKNNSQSNKNVKYDDSLIGLKVKVWWPDDHKYYEGVIESFDSAKNKHKVSYVDGDVETLNLKKEKWEILQEFSARNEKKPAEVHSTDDDETLSKIITYKSKGKSDSTKSKPKSKSKSKSTGVDEKELDDDDAAAEKSTEGEKSGSKKRKKM; encoded by the exons CAAACGGATAAACTTCTATCGATGGTGGATCAATCACCGAATGATTTAATGAAAGAAGTACTAACTCCATTACAAAAGTGCTTGGTTGATAGAAGTCTTGTAGATCATTCAAATGTGGATGTGAAAGTTGCAGTGGCTGCATGTCTCAGTGAAATAACAAGAGTCACAGCACCTGAAGCCCCGTTTGATGATCAGGAACTGAAG GATGTCTTTCGCTTGATTGTTTCTACATTTGAGAATTTATCAGACAAGTCCAGCCGCTCGTATATCAAGAGGGCATCAATTCTTGAAACTGTTTGCAAAGTCAGATCATGTGTTATTATGCTTGATCTTGAATGTGAAGAGTTGATTGTGGAGATGTTTGAGCACTTTCTGAAATCAATAAG GGAACATCATCCTGACACCATATTTTCATCAATGGTAGATATTATGAGCCTTATTTTTGAAGAAATCGAAGAAGTTTCAGATAACTTGCTTAAACCACTACTGTTTAGCCTTAAAAATGACAGCGAG GGAGTTCTACCAGTGGCACGGAAATTGGGGGAAAAAATACTTGAGAAGTCTAGAACTATACTCAGGCCATATTTGAGTAAAACCCTGCCTGATTTGGGTGATTCATTAGATAACTATAGCCCAGTTTTGGCTGCTGTATGTGAAGGGGCAACTGTTTTTGAGCAAAATGATGAGAGTGATTTGGTGCAGCAACAG ACTGATGAGAACAAATTGGCCAAGGAACGTTCAGAAGAGACACCACAG GCTGATGAGAGCAAGATTACAGTAGTATCTTCGGAAGAGACAACTCAG GTGGTTAAAGAGACTTCAGAAAGGCCTGCAGAGACTGTTGCCACCCCCACCAGAATTTTGAAAATAGTTATGAGCAATGGAGGAAGAGTTACTTTGACTGAAAAAGATTCATCACCTGTTAAAGAGTCCTCAAAGAAGCCTGAAGAAGCCATTGAACATCAAGATTCTAGTTTGGCTAGCAAAGCCGACATTAATGATTCAGTTGCTGAGTTGGCAAATGTAGAATTCGACAAGGAAGGAAATAAGATTGATGCCACATTGGAATCAGTCCAACCTTCCGATGGTGAAAACAAAGATGAGAGAGAAAATGATATTCAAGTTTCTGTTCCAGAATTAGAATCAAAACCAGAAGAGACTTCCAATAAGGAAGTAAATAAGACTGATGTCACCATGACATCATCCGAAACTTCTGCCTCTTATGGTGAAAGTAAAGATGAGAAAGCCGATGAAAAGAAAGATGAGAAAGCTGATGAAAAGAACGATGAGAAAGCTGATGAAAAGAAAGATGATGAAAATAAAGATGGGAAAAATGATGAAAATAAAGATGAGAAAGCCGATGAAAATAAAGAAGGGAAAAATGATGAAAATAAAGATGAGAAAGCCGatgaaaagacagatgaaaaaaATGACGAAATTCAAGTTTCTGTTCCAGAAGTAGAAACGGAGGTTGTAAATGGTCCATCACAAAGTGGAAGCCTTCTGGAGGAGATGAATGTTGAGAAGGTAGAGGAATCTGAGGTGGCAAATGCTGGTTTAGAATCACAAAGTGGGGGCCTACAGTATAAGATTCATATTAGAAAAGGTCCTCGTTCAAAGAAAAAGAGTATGATTAAAGATGATACACCTCTGATAGATGTTATAAAGAAAAAGAAGGCCGAATCGATCTTTCAGAAAGATAAACTTCCGGTTCCAGCTACAACTGCCACACCAGAAGACGAGAAAAAAGCGGATACAGTTGCTTCAGGGGCAAAATCGGGTAAGAAAGTGGGCGGTGGCTCGGTGAAAAGGAAGCGTAAGATGTCTGGTAAGAAAAGTGGTGGTGGAAAGTCAGGGGCAAAAAAGGCAAAAAAGCCGTTGATTGAAAAAGATGACGAGAGTGATTCTTTTGATAAACCACTGAGACAGTCTTCTGCTGGTAAAGAAGATGAAACTGATTCAGATTCAAAACCAATTAAGTTACCTGCTATTGCTAAAAAAGGTAACAAAAACACTTCTTCTTCAGCAAAGAACAAAGATGGAAAAAAGAACGCCTCAAGTGGTAAAAAAAAACTTGAAGAGAAGGACCAAGCAAAATCCTTGCCTgaagatgatgataatgatgCAATT GGGATGGATATTTCTCCAAAGCTTGCGGTAAAAACAGCTACAGAGGAAGGTAAATCGGAGGAAAGCTCAAAACGAAAAAGATCTGTTGGTAAAAATAAT TCACAGAGTAACAAGAACGTAAAGTATGATGATAGCTTGATTGGTTTGAAGGTTAAAGTTTGGTGGCCTGATGATCATAA GTATTACGAAGGTGTTATTGAATCCTTTGATTCTGCTAAAAACAAGCATAAG GTTTCATATGTGGATGGAGATGTAGAAACATTGAATCTTAAAAAAGAAAAATGGGAAATTTTGCAAGAGTTTTCTGCACGAAATGAG AAGAAACCCGCTGAAGTTCATAGCACTGATGATGATGAGACATTATCCAAAATTATTACTTACAAATCAAAGGGTAAAAGTGACTCCACAAAGTcaaagccaaagtcaaagtcaaaatcaaagtcaaccggtgttgatgaaaaagaattagatgatgatgatgctgcTGCAGAAAAGTCAACCGAGGGTGAAAAGAGTGGGTCAAAGAAGAGAAAGAAGATGTAG